The window GATGCACATATTCCTTCCTCTTTTACCATCTGCCTGATATAAGCCCAAGTTGACAGACACTGTTTAAGGCTTAGCTGATTGCTTCATAGCCAAGTCTCAATTTGcatctttatttgttattttaaagAAATGTCCCAGTTGCTTCTTAAATATGGTATTACCATGGATGCTATCTTAGTTTCGCCTTGGAGAGTAACTGATAGTTGCAGTTAGTTTTCTATACTTTCCAGTATGGTTCCTAACTCTTCTGCTCTTCTTTCTTGTAATTTTGTGCTAATTTCGGATTCATGAATCTTTACTTGACCTGCGGTGTCCTTCAGTGTCAAGTCATACTGTTGGGTTCTCTGTTCTCAAAATGGTTTATTGTTGGAGCTGAATACAAAGTTATTGGAACCTTTTGTTTGCTTGTTAGATTATTACCTCTGGATGCATGGTaaaattctttttaattttttgttcTCTGCTTATGTTTGTGAAGTACAGTCAAATTTATCACTGTCAACTTgtaataatattgattgatttgtgCCTTTGTAACATTTTACTTGTAACAGTGTCCTGGTAAATGACCATATGTAGTTTTTAGCTTAAGGTTGATCTATGGTTTAGAGTTAGAGAGTCTCTTTTGTTGTGCCCTTGCAGTGTCATAATCATCAATTTTAGTGGTCATCCTAATCATggcaacaataaaaatcttgtcACTTGATCCAAGTCATCGTTCATAAGTTGTTTGAATAAGAAAATATTGGGATACTATAACTAAACAATCTATGTTATTAACCCACAATCTCGCTGGCTGTAGAGTGCAGTTATAGAATGAAGTCACTGAACACTTTTAATACCATTAGCTATTTCTGAACATTTTATGTACAAATTTATGATTGATATACTAACCATTAGCTCCATAGTCATTGAGGTGCTTATGAATATCACCCGTGCATGGGCATTTCTTTATGTTATCTGGTGTTCAGTTGAAATGTCTTAAAGACCTGTTGCCTTTCTACAGGGTGGTCGAGGTAGTTCAAGTCACAAGAGTGGCACCACTAAGGTTTCAAAACAATTAGCATTGGCCTTTGGTAATCGAACAATAGCCAGATGTAAGAGATTTGACGAAACAGGTCGAAGCTGCTTCAGTGAGCTAGCTATTCGGGATGCAGTCTTGTCAGTGCCCTTACACATTAAGCATTCAGATAGGTCTCTTAATCATGTGGAATCACGGAGCGGTCAAGTTGGCACTCGAGCATCAGGTATATAATTTGATTGCGTCTCCTTATAGAAGCATCGATTTACATCCATTTGCAGTATGTTCTTATAAATGACATTTTTTATATGATTCTTTgtcccatttcatgtttaattaaTCTCAGTGTAACAAGACGAcaatttatttgttatttttttattagtaGTGTCAGCGGGCTGGCTAGCTTGCTAGCCCAACCCTGCTTTTAACATGTGGTCTGGCCCAGGGCTGATATTCTTGGTCTATCTGAAAATGGGAATTGGACATTGCATGTGGTCTGACCAGCTGGGGTGGTATATATAGTGCCATGTTAATGGATTTCATATTATCCAAACAGATGTTTGCATAACACCTCTTTCATGTGGTACTTGTATTGCTATCATTAGTTCATGGTTGTAAAAAACAtgatatgcaatttcgaatggtaccgttcGGTACAGgcgatatgtaccggtccgatggtATACCGGTATACGGACCGTCTGTTACCAGACGGACAGTGATACAgtaatactgtagcagtgctacagttatGTAGTGAGAGAAAATCGCTCGATAAACCTTGgtgtactgttcggtacacattgGTGTATCACTCGGTATGCCGGTACCGTACCATatagagccaacctcgaaacaccggtacgatgtGATATTGCATACTTTGGTAAAAAGTACATTTGAGCACTTGCTTTTGCTCTTTAGAAAATATATTTCATCTATCTGCatatatttagatctttggctctTAATATTATTGGTTTTGAGTAGTTCTTGGGCCTCAAGAAAAAACGTGCATCCAGCTGTCGTATGACAAAGCCCAACCTGGACTTGTCCCATGGATGCCCTAGTTATTGCCAAAGAATTTTCATCATATACTACCATGAGGTTTTTGTTCCTGTATCTGTTTAACTGTAAAGCAGCTTCTGCTACTTGGCTTTCAGGTGTAACATCGAATACTTCCATGAGACATGGGCTTGGTAACAAGATTGATCAAAGTCCATTGGATCCATATCAAAGTTCACCTCAAATGGGTGAGCAATTAGTtacgagaaggaagaaggaggtgCTTCTGGATGATGTTACAGGTTCTGCTAGAGCCATATCAAGTCCAACGCACTCTCTTTCAAATAGTGCAAAATGGAAAAGGACTGAAAGAGATAGGGATCAGAACAAAGATGCATTAGGACGAAGTTCTACAGCTAAAGCAGGTCGTCCATCATCAAGCGGTGGCAGGGGTGAACGTAAGACAAAGACAAAACCTAAGCAAAAGATAGCTCAATTATCAACTTCCGGAAATGGTCTTGGCAGAGTTACGGAGGCAGCCAATCTTATGTCACCAACGTTGCATGCACCTTTTGACACTGTGAATAGCTCTATCACCAAAATTGATCAAGAAGTTGAATTGCATAGTTTGGATAATCTGGTCCATGATTCATCAAAAGAAAATGATGATGCCATCTTTACAAACCTACCTCTGCATGGGATAGAATCCATCGATGAACTAGATGTTGCTGAAGGGCTGGGCGGACAAGGGCAAGATATTGCTTCCTGGTTGAACGTTGATGAAGATTCACTACAAGATCATGATCTGGTGGGCCTGGAAATTCCAATGGATGACCTTTCAGAATTGACATTGAACTTTTAAGAGAGCCCATCATACCTTCTCTGGATATCAAACAATCTAGGTCAGGTAAGACTTCTCCTGTTCTTATACCTAACAAATCAAATTATGTACCTCTTGGCAGTTAGAATCTATAATTAGGCCGGTCTATTCTTTTGTATACCTTTTCAGTTCTTGGCAGATCCCAATTGTTTTCTGTCACCTGAGGATTGTTCATAGTGCCAAATTACAAAATCAATTGAGCATTTATCTAGAATGTATATTATTTCAAAGTGGTATTGTtgtctctttttcttttcctctcatTTGTTGGTGACTGACTATACTGTTAGTCTATGCAAAATAGTGACATCTTGAAACTAAGTTCATTCATTTGCAAGCTACTATCAAGCATTGTATATGACAGGATTTTGCCATCTGCTACCTTTAGCAAGAGGAGGTGATGTCTATATTGTTGTGAGAAAATTTATATTGCGTTATGTATGAACTTGCAAAATTATAACTAATGTAGTTATTACTCACATGTTGTTAACACTTGCTTTGAGAAGCACATTAATGCAGCCACTCGACTTCTCTTTCTTTGAAGACTCAAGCCATGCAAAATTGGGTGCACATTAATGCATCCCCCAATGTAATGCAGCTGATGCTAGGGCCCACATGAACCTTTAACTCTGTTGTGATGATTCCACGAAAATATCAGATTAAACGCTTCCTCACCGTTGGTTCACACTGCCCCTGATGCCGCAGCGGCCTCACGTCCTGCCTTCCCTTCCTCGGGCGAACGCAGCCACACACCTCAATCAAATGACCACGTTAAGTTTCCGCCCGTCATATGAACCAAGCATACGACGTGTTCTCCCCACCAAACCACTAGTTCTTCGATCACCCCCTCCGATCTTTTTAGCTTCCTCCAACCCCTCGCATTCAAGAGGGGGAGGAGGAACTAAGAAGACACCTTGGCTTCCATGGTTCCGGCGGATCCACCGAAACCAGATCGTACGCAAGACGCAGGACCCCGCCGCGAGCTGGTGGTATCATCCGACGATCCTGAGATGAAGAACTCGGAGCCAAACGTCGGCTCCTCGACAAACGAGCATGTCACGGCGGAGATCACCAAGGAGTGCACCGACTCGGGCGTGGTCGAAGAGAGCGGGCGAGAAAGGCTGAGGCGGCACAGGACCGAGATGGCCGGCCGGGTCTGGATACCGGAGATATGGGGCCAGGAAAGCCTGCTCAAGGATTGGATTGATAGCTCGGTCTTCGACCGGCCGCTCGTCCCCAAAGGCTTGGTGTCAGCCAGGGAAGCTTTGGTCGAGGAGTGCCGTCGGACGAGCTCAAGCTCGCGGAGGATAAAGAATCCATGCTAAGTGTTTGATTGTTTTGTTCGATCATCGTCTTCTTCCCCTTTGTTCCGAGCAAATGCCTCTCCCTCGATCTCCCCCTCGCTATCGTGCTGAATGAAGAACAAAGAGCATAGGGTGATTACGTAGTCATATAGTCTCTTTGTTTAATGGCATCATTGGAAAGAGTCCTGTATTCATTACATATGCGTTTGTTGCTCGAGTCGTAGCAGAGATCTCGACGTGGTGTTTTGCTGCAAGTGTGCATCGAGACATTTAGTTGTGTTGTAAGATTAATGGTGGTATTTTCTGTAATGATATCTTCGCTGAGACATCTAAGTGATCGATTGTGCAAACAATTATACGCTGTGGAGGTTCCTTGTGAGAATTTAGAAAAGCGTGGtattaatatgaaagatagcCAAAATGAGGGTCAGAAAGAACCGAAGGAAGTCATCTGGGGGCTTATGTGAGAATTCATAGAATTATAGGACTAATATGACAAAGAGTCATAAAAGAAGGTTTAAAAGGGGGGGGAAGGCGAGGAAGTCTTGCGCGATTGAGGAGAAGTCTTGCACGATCCTATTTGGGTTCTTTCGATTAGCCATGGATGCGTCGACGGCGAGGAGAGGCCGTGGAGGCGGCGTTTGGGAGGGGCTTTACCGTGTCCTCATGCGCCGGAACTCCGTCTATGTCACCTTCGTCGTTGCCGGCGCCTTCGTCGGAGAACGGGTTTGTTCCCCTTCCTCAACCTGCCGTATAATCTGTGATTTGTGCTAGGGCTTCGATCTTTTTGAGTTTTTCCTATTTAATTTCTGCTCGATCGAGGATGGTTAGGGTCTACACATCTGGTTCTGATCTCGAGGCTCGATTGATCTTGGTTTAGATGCTATTTGCGTTGTCACGCTGGTTGTTGGTTGTTCCCAATTACTATATTCTCTATTACGGTAGTTCTCCAGAGCAATCAGAGCCATGGATTTCTGTTTGATTCAATTTATGCACTTGTGGTTGATCATGAAAGCCAGTGAAATATTTGCAGAAAAAAAAGGTGGGAAGGCAATGGGATCACCGACAGCGTGAACTGACATCATCATGCTTATTTGATTCATTTTCTTGGGCAGAAAGATTAAAAAAGATTTTGTTGGGAATTAAaagagatttttttcttttttgaatggGTCTATGATGATCAGTGACTGACTATATAGTGATTAACCAGAGTTGATATGGCTTTGCTTGAGTTTTGTTGTTTATGGTGATTGatattttgttcttctttttacCGTAGGAGACACCTTGAATACTTTCGCTGTACTCACAAACTGATTGTTGTATGCAGATCGTCGACTATGGTGTTCACAAGCTGTGGGATTATAATAATGAAGGGGTAATGTTTCAGAACCATGCATCTTGAGTGACTACTTTTCTTGTTGTTGTTTATCCATTGTGTTCTACCTATACAGTTATATACGTGATATTCAAATAGTTGGCATTGCGAGGAACGGTGGTTGTATTAATTATTGTGAAACCTATTTCGATACATGAAACTTCTTTTCTgtgtacaatgatcagacatgatcTCTGGTACATATGTAAGCTGATGTGTTTAGAGGGACTAATGATTGAGATGGGTATTACAGTGTCATAGGGAATATGTATATTGTAGTGACTGAACATTGAGATAACTCACATCACGATGATATTTCTGGAAAGAGTGCAATATTCAGTTTACGAACTATTCAGTCAGGATAATCTTAATATAAAGTGGAAATGAGACAGAGAGGTGCATGAGAAAAATAACAGATTTTGAGAATAATGTGATAGACATAGATTAAGAAACCTGATAATGTGCTTATTGGATGGAAAGAATATGATCTCGAAGTGAAAAATAATTGTATATATTTGAATCAAGGAGTTCTATTTTGGATTTCTAGATTGCAGTTTATATTGGAAAACTTCAGTACCTTATAATATCTGCTAGGAATTTGAGAAACTATTGAAGAGGCTTAAGGAAAGTAACACCACTGGATGTAGAAGTCACTAAATCTGGAGATGTTCAAAAATCAAATTTAGAGGAAATAGAAGAATCTAATTTTATGTGCTATTGCATGGTGCAATAATGTAGGAAGAATCAAATTTAGAAGGGCATACTAGTTTAATATCTGTCAAGTGGATCGTGGCTTATTGTTGTTGATCTTGTTTCATATATGGTGGTTAGAGATGGGCTAAGTATATTCTGATTCTTGACTTTGAGAAACATCCTAAAGTTTATTGCAAAGGTTTAGGACAGACATGACAAAATGATCATTTGTTTTCCTTCATGTAATGAAGCATTTTTGTGTTGGTTCTTATTGAGCTAATCAACTGCCAAACAATGAAATTATACGGCGGATCATGTTAAAGCTGTTTGCTTATCTGGTACTTTTTTTAGACtgccttaaaaaaaatcatgcttttctatgatgctttaaaaaaaaagaaaattgggcCTGAAAatgtatatcaatatgattcATTTTGTCTTATTAGGAGCTTTTCCTATAGGTTGATATGGAATAAAGGTTTTAAggctttttctcttttgtattgTCAGCATGAGCATAATTGCATGTAGTAATATAGGCTTTTTGACCCACCAACGAATCGATTATCATTTCAGGCAAGTACCTGTTCTGCCAAGCACAGGCCAACCCTTTTAGAGGGTTGACATTAAGTTGATAGGCAGTCATGTGATTTTGTAAAATTCTTTGACATCAAGTAGTTGAAAATTTCTACTTTCTGCTCTTTAACTTGTGTAGTTTTGTTCTTCCAATTAGGTTTGTTCCTCTTAGTATATATACCTCTAATCTTACACAAGTTATGATTTGATATAAATTGGTCATTCAAAAGGTAACTATAACAGCCGCAAGGCCAACAACCACCTTAGAAATGATAACCTAGCTTTATGTTTCTATTGAGTTTTGTGATTGCTTCTTCAATAGGAATGTAAGTTTATTATAAAGAGAAGAAATATGGTAATCAATACAATTTTTTCGTATAACATTAGCTCATAGCTGAGGTGGAACTTCCAAAGAAGTGGTGGATTGCCCTCAGGTGCattaatagaattttttttttctttttgcctaTTAGTCAGGTACCTCTGTTCTAGAGTGTCCTCTACAACCTGGTGGAGTGAAATATTAGTCTGGTAGTGGATCATGgaacacttttttttttgtcttttgactTGGAAATCAAAATCAGGTTGATAACATTATTAGTTGGCGTGTTAATTCTAGAAACAATAATGCTGATTGTGCCTTTTTTTTCCACTGCAGAAAAAATATGAGGATATTCCAGTACTGGGTCAAAGGCAATCAGAATGATGTGTTGAGCCACAATTCTATTTTATTATCGTCTAGGAGCTTATGTCATGTTCTACAGCTTCTAGAAACATCTTATGTTGGTCTCTGAATAACGTGTCGTATTCAGTTCAGTGATAATGTGTTTTTGAGCTTTAAACTACTGTTGTGTCTCGTTTTGCTCCAATGAGTATCCAAATGATTTTTAGGTTTTGTGGCGATGCATgagaacttgtttgtaaaatgcTATTCAGCTGAACCGAATCAACCCTAAAACTTTTCCAGGGTGGAGTCATGATTTCCAGGGCGGTTGGATCCATGTAATTTTAAATAGCATTGTCCAAATCTATCTATTTGgtttgagttgtgtgtgtattttGGTTGAAGTTACTTGTGATCATGTAATTGCAGCTACTACTATATAGTATTTGTTGATACATCTAAATGGTTAGTGTATTattcttaattaaaaaataaagtgtATACAAGCTAACACACTTATTGTGATTCTTAATATTTGGTCAAAACATTATTTTATggaatacaaaataaaaaaaataaactttaaaatATTATGAAAGAGAATGATATGGATTGAACATTTTGCATTTTTGAATGGATGATGCAGTTGTTCTTTGCATTCTTATAATAAAAAGACCCAAACACTCTGtaaaaaatcttaaatattttttttataaatataaatattaaatcgGTTGGTgatttagtttattattattattattattattattattattattattattattgttcgaTGGGTCGATCCAATCAacacaataaaattttaaattggtacaaaatatataaaaaaacgaTTACAAGATCAAAATTACTTACATAAAGAACCATTCAGTTCCAATCTTATAATTTCAtgggtaaaataaaaaaaagaaatatatagtaATTCTAATAGCCGGGTAAAACTGCACTCATAACAATGGAAGAATCGTCCTCTTAGCCCATTCTAACATGGCCCATTAACAGCCCAAATAGTTATGTGGCCACCAATCCATAATCGTCGGATTTGAGAACGCAGCCCGAGCCCTAAAACCTGCCGTTTCGTCGGCGTCCACTGCGGCAATGAATGGCGCTCTTTCCTCCCCTTTCGATGATCACCTCTGCCGCTCCAAATCAGCCAAAGTTCCGATTCCTTCAACGAATGTAGCTGATCTCAACTCCCATCGCTCGGTAATCTCTCGCGTCGTTCGTCTCCGTTTGATCCTGTAGTTTCTTGATGTGCAAATTGGATGGTCTTTTCCCTGTCATTGAATTGTTCTCCCTGATTGATCGCTGTAAATCATCCTATTTATCTTTTGCCTTCATGTGCTCTTTGGTTGGATAGAAAGTGACTAGAACATTTGTACTTGTTCTTCTACTTGATATGGGCCTCTATGAGTATGGTGTTTCATCTACCAAATGTTTCCTCAAAGTGGTTGGCCATCTGAATTGTGTGCCTGTCAACGCTGATGTCAACAGTATTATTTCGTTTGAATGAATTGAGTAGGTTTGGCTTGGTTCTAATACGGGAAGGATGCTTAATTGACTTGAAGCTAATTGTAATTACCACCCATTGCTTTTGGATCCATTCAACCGAGAATACTACTGATTTAACATAAATCATGAGATTTTGTGGTCTTATtttcttttacatcaaattttgcaCTCAAGTATTTGATTGAAAACTTGAACTCATGGTTCTTTTTACTGTTTTTGAGAAATGGCCCTAAAGAAAAATCACAATTCCAAATATTTAGAAACTCAGGTGCAGCAATATCATTGATTTTGGTACTTGTAACATCCCATGATTTGAGAAAACTCTTGTTACATTTTATGATCTTAGTGTTCAAGAACTTTCTTCATCAATACCTTCAGCGATAAAATTCTAATTGGTTTTGCACCTAGAATAGCATCTGATTGCAAGAAATAGAGGGACTGAAAAGGGCACACAAGGTAATGTATACACTAAGTAGCATTTCTCTGATTCCCTCATACTAAAATTCGTTGGAATTCTAACAAGAAAGTAGGTCACACATACTAAAATTCATTATTATCTGTCTTCCGTTTGTGTCGTGCTTTCCTTGATATTAGCGTTCAATATATTGTCTCCTCTGCCTTACTGATAGACTTAAAAGTAATTTTAGCTGCTCATACTTTGATATAGTGTTTATGTTCATAAGATCTAATTTATCTTGGTTGTCTGCTGAACACTACCTTCCTTCTCTATTCAGGTTGGGATTGGCAATGTAAAAGACTTAACAATAAAAATGCACAGGTAAAGTTAAATTATGGGAAAAAATCTAGGTAGCCAACCCTAACTGTTGGGATATTTAAGACCGGAACTGATTTCTTATACATGTTGCTGCTGCAATTGCAATTTTCATAAGAACATGGTTCCAGATGAAGTTCAAAAGGTTGTGATGACCCAAAACATGGGTCTGCTGtataatttttacatatatatttttttctttcggaCATTCTTATGAAGATgtttttttatgttaatttggGAGTGATATTATTGCCTAAAGAGAATGTCATCTCATAATTTTCATACTCTCTGTCTCCTTTACCACTTTTGTTGGTCCCATTTCTATTGTGACTTCTACCTATCATTTTTTATGTTAAGTTTAACTCGAAACTATTTCTGATACCCAAGTGAATTGAAGATTGACTACTACCAAATACTAGTAACTAATATAAGCTTGGCCTTTTCTTGCATGCGGTGACCATAAAAACTAAAATGATGGAAGAACCTACAAATCTTTACTGCTTATTGTTATATTTCAGTAAAATGAGATACATAAGCCAATAGTCGAGTAAGAGCATAGCACACTTTTGGGAAAGCAATCGAAAGAATGATGTCACCGGAATGCTTCTAATGATTGACAGTTTTGGATGTGTGTGATGCCATGGTGACTGTGCATCCACAGTGCTTTTTCTAGGTTATTCCAATTTCCCTTTTagcttataaaaattataatattaagcaATGATGTTTAAATATCAATTGCTTGTGGTATGCTTCAGCTGTAGTATTTTGCTTGTTTAACTTTGATCAGTTGTTCTATGATGATTATGCTTTCATTTTTAGGCTGCATGCCCTACGCAAGGACGATAGCAACAGTACTAAGTACAAATCTATAACAGATTTACACATCTGGAAGCAACATTAGAAAGAATTTTAGCTCCGCTAGGGTGATCATGAGGTCTTCATCTTTCTGTTGCTTGAAAAGCATCTCAAAATCTTTCACACACAGGTCATCAAACTCCTTCAACCATCTCCAGTGGATGTTTACAAGGTGAACCACATTGGACCAGAGGGAAAAAGGGCTCAAGATCGTCCCACCACATGATGGTTATATCCTGGATTCTGCCGAAGCTGGAAGGCTTGGAGATCCCTGACACTTTCCATTTTGGAGCTCGTTCTGCATGTGCAGGCTTCACGGTCTCAGGTTCCGTTGACCAGTCCAATGGTTCCTTCCTCGATGGAACACAGACTGGGACATGTGCTGACATGCATCTCATATCCGACCTCCTACTGTCATTTACACACAGGGAAATGGAGCTCCACGGATCACTCTGCATATGCCAATGGTGCTTTAGCATATCTGCAGCGGAAAGTGAATGGTTAGTTTTGTGAATCAACCTCTTCCATTTAATTTCTCCTCTTTAGAATGCGCTAGATGCGAAATGTTGAATGCTACATGTTCATATGATGCAATAACTAGTTATGTCATGGTATATGCATGTTGGTTCCACAGGCATTTGGAATATGACCGAGCTGTCGCATGTTCATCCTTGAAGAATATTGATCACATTCACCGAAAGAAGGCACCACAGAATCCAATAATTGGAGCCCTTTGTACAAGCAAGCGGATACAGTTGGGAATAAAGCTGCCGCAGGTGGAAGATTATAATAAGCATGATAGGGGGAAAAGAAGGGACCAGGTGAGCGCAGTGGTTCTCTTGCATGCTTTTTGTTCCTGTTGTTTAACGTGACGCAAGATCGACATCCCTACGATCTTAAAGAGGGAGACGATAAGGGTCGTGAACCGAGATAAACATGAGCTGTTGTGCTTGCGGTATAGACAAGACTCTTCATCCCATAGCACTTCCCAGGTTTATAGTTCTTCAGAGCCAATTGGTGCAGCTTTATtctcattttcatatttgttCCCTTTATTGATATGGTCTTTGCGGTATAAAATGCAGGACTGTTACGTGATGAGATGCAAAGATTGCAGCCACAAGACATCATAAAGTCAAAGACGGGAAAGGGATGGGGGAATAAGATGAGAAGCGAAGGCCACCGAGGGCCCGAAGTGGAAAAGCTTCGTGGTGTTGACGTCGGTCTCTTTCTTATCTCTAAAGAACCCCTAAACATAAATATCACGTAAAGGCTCAGCAAATTTCTTATTACCAGCCACATTAACGATGTTGGCCGACACAGTGGCAGCAGTCATTCTATTAGTGTTAATACGTCATTTTGTGGGTTGACAGTGGTGGCGCACCCGGACGCGGGGCCAAAGAAGGCCCGAGAGACATCATCGTGGGCCATGCAGTGAGACTTTGGTGCTGGAAGTCAGAAGAAAATTTGGAGCGCCAGGTCCTGTCCCCCATGGGGCCTCACCCACTTCGGAAACTCGAGCTGATTGGATCAACCATTGTGGGTCCCAAGGAATGACCGGGTTCTTCAGCGTGGAGCTTCGAAGGAACTTCGGGTCGTACGCGTGCACTCGGCAGCGGTACGCGCGGTGTCTACGTGGAGACGCGTCAACGCTGTGCCACCGACACGTTGCGGTGACGCGGCCCCTCACGTGGGTCTTAAATGACTAATTTGCCCCCGAATCAATGCGAGAAATCGCCGAACCACGCTATTGCCCAAGGATGATACGTGTCGCTCTCGGATTCCCAGACCACAGGAGCCACATTTCCCTGTCCCCACAAGATGCTTTTAAGCGGTCGAGGGCATGGCGAGAGGGTGGTGGAGCGCAGCAGCGACTGGTAGTAGCAGCGGCGAGGAGGAGTTGGCAAAACGATCGAGTTTTCGGATCCGTCCAACATATTCGAATCCAAGGGAACAACAGCAAGTCGACGGCGAGGACGGTAATGGCGTCGCCGAGCTCCTGCTTccacgtcctcctcctcctcctcctcctcttctcaggTTAGTATTTGATCCACCCTCTCTACCCTTCTTTCATGTTTTCAGATTCGTTACAGCGAGCATTTGGTGACATCCCTTTAGTCTTGGCTTGGATAAAAGAGGTGCAACAATAAGGATGAGAAGATGACTTTTCGTGAAGAATTCTCTGATTCTTTGATCTTGCACATAGTTAGTTTCCAACCCCATATTCCTGTTGAAATGAAAGAGAGGCAAAAAGGACACATTTTTTTGGTGCTAGATTTGGTGCTAAAGGAGATTAGTTTAGTGGTGGAGTAGACAAAACCACATGGCTTCGTGTGTGCCGGCGAGTGTAGGCTTGTGTGGACCAGGTTGGCAA of the Musa acuminata AAA Group cultivar baxijiao chromosome BXJ2-10, Cavendish_Baxijiao_AAA, whole genome shotgun sequence genome contains:
- the LOC135625739 gene encoding protein BIC1-like, giving the protein MVPADPPKPDRTQDAGPRRELVVSSDDPEMKNSEPNVGSSTNEHVTAEITKECTDSGVVEESGRERLRRHRTEMAGRVWIPEIWGQESLLKDWIDSSVFDRPLVPKGLVSAREALVEECRRTSSSSRRIKNPC